In Natronococcus sp. AD-5, the genomic window CTGGTGGGGGTAGATCCGCGCCGCCCGCTCGAGGCTCTCGTCGTAGGTGTCGTCCTCCCACTCAGTGAGCCCCGGCGAGTGCTCGAGGCCCAGTTCGAAGTCGACGACCCGGCAATCTTCCGTCTCGAGGGCGTGCTGGACGACGGCCTCGTTCTCCTCGGGCGCGAACGTACACGTCGAGTAGACGACCGTCCCGCCCTCGCGGGTGGCCTGGACGGCTCGTCGAAGGATCCCCTTCTGGATGCCCGCGACGGAGGAGACGTGTCCCTCGGACCAGTCGTCGAGCGCGTCTGGGTTCTTCCGGATCGTTCCCTCGCAGGAACAGGGGACGTCCACGAGCGCGCGGTCGAACTCGTCGAAGTCGAACCGTCCGAGCGAGTAGTTGCGGGCGTCGTCGTTCGTCACCGCGAGGCTCGTCGCGCCCAGCCGTTCGGCGTTGAACCGCAGCGCCGAGATCCGGCCGAGGTTGCTGTCGTTCGCGACGACGGTCCCGCGATCGTCCATCAGCGCCGCGAGCTGGGTCGCCTTCCCGCCGGGCGCGGCACAGCAGTCCCAGACGCGCTCGCCCGGCTCGGGGTCGAGGACGATCGGCGGCACCGCCGACACCTCCTCCTGGCCGTGGGTGAACCCGTGGAACGACGTCCACGTCGACCCCGGCGAGTCGGTCTCGAGTCGCAGGACGCGCGGATTCCAGTCGGCCTGCTCGTAGTCGGCGCCCTCCTCCTCGAGGGCGGCCGTCGCTCGCTCGACCGAGCTCTTGATCGTGTTCACGCGGACCGCGTTGCCGAGCGGTCGGTCGCAGGCCGCGAGAAACGCCTCGAAGTCGCCGATGATCGGTCGATACCGCTCGAGTTGCTCCATCGGACGCGGGTTCGCCCGCCCGGCGTTTGTGGGTTTCGAAGCGGCGACGGAGCGCCCCCGCTCGCACCGTCGCTCGCCCGTCGAGTGCGCCGGCCTCGTTTTTATGTCCGTCTCTCCCGACTGTTTCGGTATGCCCGGGATTCAACTTCAGGGACCGGAGGTAACGTTCGAGGATCCGACGCTCATCGAGGGGTTTCCGGGGGTCGGACTCGTCGGCAAAATCGCGACCGACCACCTCGTTCGGGAACTCGAGATGGACTACTACGCCAGCGTCGACTGCGAGGGGCTGCCGCGGGTTAGCGTCTACCGCGGCGGCGACGGGCGGGCGCGCCCGCCCGTTCGGATCTACGTCAGCGAGGAGCACGACCTGTTCGCCCTCCAGAGCGACGCGCCGATCGGTTCCGGCGCCGTCGAGACCGTCGCCAACTGTGTAACCGGCTGGATCGCTGAACAGGGGATACGTCCGATCTACCTCAGCGGACTCCCCACCGAACGGGACGGGGACGGGCAGCCGTCGCTCTACGGCATCGCCACCGGCGACGAGACCGAGACGCTCGCGGAACACGACATCGACGTCCCGCCCGAGGACGGCGTCGTCAGCGGACCGACGGGGGCGCTGCTCAACCGCGCCGCACAGCGGGCCTACGGCAGCCTCGGGCTCATCGTCGGCTCCAGCCGACAGTTCCCCGACCCGGAGGCCGCGAGCGTCCTGCTCGAGGAGGGGATCGCGCCGATCGCCGATATCTCGATCGACGTCTCCGATCTCGTCGACCGCGCGGAGGAGATCCGGGAAAAACGAGAGCAGTTCGCCCGACAGATGCAGGAGGTCAGTCAGGACGAGAGTTCGCAGGCGCAGCCGCTGCGGATGTACCAGTAGCGGGCGATCCCGGATAGCGCGACCCGGCACCCGTCGAAGTCGCGTCGTCGATCCCCCCCTCTGCCAACGCAATCCAAACCCCTTTTCGCGTCCTCGCGAATCCTTCGGGTATGACAGACGACGTTCCGCCTGATTTCTGTCCCACCACGAACGGCATGCCGATGCTCGGACTCGGAACCTGGCAAAACGAGGACCCCGACGCGTGCGCCGAGAGCGTCCGAACCGCCCTCGAGACGGGGTATCGACACGTCGACACGGCGCAGGCGTACGACAACGAGGAGAGCGTGGGCGAGGGGATCGCCAGCGCCGACGTCGACCGGGAAGACGTCTTCCTCGCGACGAAGGTCTGGACCTCGAACCTGGCCTACGACGACGTCCTCGAGACGGCCCGGGAGAGCCTCGACCGACTCGGCGTCGACTACGTCGACCTGCTGTACGTCCACTGGCCGGCCCGAACGTACGATCCGGAGGAAACGCTCGCGGCCTTTTCGGAGCTGTACGAGGAGGGGCTGATCGAGAACGTCGGCGTGAGCAACTTCCTCCCCGAGCAGCTCGAGGCGGCCGTCGACGTCTGTGACGCGCCGATCGCGGCGAATCAGGTCGAACTGCACCCGTTACTCCAACAGCCGGAGCTTCGCGAGGCCTGTGCGAACTACGACGTCGACGTCGTCGCCTACTCGCCGCTGGCTCGCGGCGCGGTGTTCGACCGTCCGGAACTCCGGGATATCGCGGCCAAACACGGCGTCAGCGAAGCGCAGGTGAGTCTCGCCTGGCTGCGCGAAAAAGGCGTCACCGCGATTCCGAAGGCGACGGGCGAGGAGCACATCCGCGACAACTGGGAATCGCTCGCGCTGGAGCTCGATAGAGACGATATCGACGCGATCGACGCGATCGAGGAGACCAGCCGCGAGGTCGATCCCGCGTTCGGTCCCTGGAACTGAGACGTTACCCGACCCCTCGGCGGCGAAGAATAAGCAGGAAAGCTTACGTTTCAGTAGTTTTTTGCGTTCCGTATGTCAACCCGCTCACGACGTGGCGGCGGCGGGGTCGTCGGTGCGGTCAGGACCGACGTCCAGCGGTTACACGGCGCCTGGATGGAACTCGTCTTTCCCAGGCAGCGCGGCCGCGGCCACTCCGTCATGGGGAAATGGAAGCCGGAAACGCTCCCGCAGAAGGTCGGCTACCACGCCTGGAGCTCGCTCGGTGCGCTCGGCCTCCTCCTGCTGTATCCGCTCACCGTCGTCGGTCTCGCGACCCGGTTCTACGCGACGAAACTCGACTCGACCAGAACCAGACTCGGCGTGGCCGGCGTCACCGCGATCGCGCTTTTCGGCTGGGGAACACTGACAGTTATCGCACACATCCAGCTGCCGTTCGACGCCTTCGTCGCGATCGCTGCGGCGAGCGCGGTCGCGACCGTCTCGACGGCACTGGCTGCGGGGTTCTCGAAATTCGGTGGTCGCGGGACCTCGGTCCTGCTCGCGTACCCGTTCGCGATGACGGCGCTGTTCCTGCCGCCGGTCGTCGCCGCGCTCGTCACGCCGTCGCTCGAGGGGATCGTCCTCGAGCCCAGCTACGAGTTCGCCGTCTGGGTGCTCGACAACGTCCTGCACGTCGGCGGACTCGACGAGTTCCTCCGGTCGAACTACGAACTCGAGGGCGCGGCCTACGCGGCGATGTGGGTCGGGATCTCGTTCCCGCTCGGCTGGTTCTTCGGCCTGGTCGTCGCGCTGGCGAACCTCGTGCGGCCGTCCGACTGAGGCGGTCGGTCTTCTACCGGTCGAGACACGAACGCTGCCGATTCCGGATACCATTTGAGCGCGCGCCCCGAACTCTCTTCCATGGAGTTCGACCTCCCAACGACGGCGGCGACGTTCATCGCGGTGATCGCGCTCGGCGTCGTCGGACTGCTCGCGTCGGGAATGATGACTACGGAAAACGTACTGATGATGGTCGCTCCGTCGATGATCCTCTTCGGCGCGATCATGCTCGCGATCGGCATCAAGTACGGCGAGTACAGGGCGACGCCCTGACCCGCATCGACTCGAAGAGGGTGTAACGGGTCCGAGCGTCTCCTCACCCGTCGGTCTCCCCGAACGCCCACCGCGTCGCGTCGGCCGGAAAGTCGGACCACGCGAACACCGCGCCCAGACGAACGCGGAAAAACGGCGTCCCGTGTCGGACGTCGTACTTCTCCTCGTAGGCCGCCTCGAGCCGTTCGACGAGTTCGGGATCCTCCGTGTCGGCGTCGATTCGCTCCGCGGTTCCCTCGATGATCACGACCTCGTCCGCGTCTTCCCGATGAACGACGATATCGCCGTTTTGCGAGAGGTTGCGCACCCAGCGCGTCCGCTCGCCGCCGCCGCAGTGGAACGCTCCGTCCACCCAGACGCCCCACGTCGGCCGCGCGTGGGGCGTTCCGTCGGGACGGATCGTCGTGACCCAGTAGGATCGGTCGCTGGCCATCGTTTCCGAGACGAACTCCCACGAGAGCAGCCCGTCGCCGTGCCCGGGGATGCCGTAGCTCTCCTCGGTCGAGGGACGGGATCGTCGGACTTCGTCGTCGGATTCTGAACGCTTCCCGGTCATGGGCGCGATTACGGACGCGGCGCAGGAGCATGAACCGTCCCTCCGAAAAATCGACGGGAACGACGAAAAGCGCTGTAAAATGACCGTCAATGCGCGTCCGCGGAACGGCCTACATGTACCCGAGGTCGCGCAGGCGCTCCATCAGGTCCTCCTTGTCCTGGGCGCGGCCCGCGCGCTCGGTCGTCCCCTCGAGGTCCTGGAGCCAGGCCGGGTCGTCCTCGGTCTTCTCGGTGCTGATCTCGCTGCCCAGCGAGCGGAACCCTTCCCAGTACTTCGGCGAGACGGGGGTGTCTGCGGGCTCGAGGTCGTTGGGCAGGTCGTCTTTGCCCTCCGGGACGTAGCCCTCGTCCGGGAACTCCTCGACGGTGTCCGGGACCACGAAGTTCCAGAACGCCTCCCAGACGGCGGCCTCGTCGAACTGCAGGATGGGCTGCACGCGGTCGTGGGGCGGGTAGATGTCGGGGTCGTGGCGCGGCGAGAAGAACGTCTCGTCGGCGCGGGCCTCTTGTTCGTCCCAGCGGACGCCGGAGAGGATACCGTCGACGTCGTACTCCTCGAGCGCGTCGTTGAGCGCGACGGTCTTCAGCAGGTGGTTGCCGGCGTAGGTGTCGAGCAGGAACGGGAAGGTGTCCTCCTCGTACTCGAGGATGTTATCGACGTGGTGCCGGTTGTGTTCGGAGAGTTCGTCGACCGGAATGTCGTCGCCGGGCTCTAAGTCGTTCGCCTCGACGTACTCGCCGATGTCCTCGTTGCGCGCGTAGATCACGTCGAGGTCCCACTCCTCGGCCCAGCGGTCGACGAAGTCGTGGATCTCGTCGAAGTGCTGGTAGTGGTCGATGAAGATCGCGGGCGGCACCTCGAGGTCGTAGCGGTCGGCGACCTCCTTGACGAAGTAGAGGACGAGCGTCGAGTCCTTTCCGCCGGTCCACATAACCGCGGGGTTCTCGTACTGCTCGAGCCCCTGCCGGGTTACCTCGACCGCCTTCTCGATCTTGTCGTTGATGTGCGGATAATCTTCGGGATCCTGACCGGTACCGTCGTCGTAATCGACGTCGACGTAGTCGGGGAAGTTCTGCGGCATCGTGGTGTAATTAGATATAATTAGGACGGTTAAACCGTTTTGGGGACCGGAAACCTCTGACGGGACTCCGGACGGATCGCTCCGCCGGGCCGAGTCGGTCCGTACGCGCCTCGAGGAGTCCGTTACTTCGGCGCCGGATTAGCGGCCGGAAGAATCAATACTGATACTCTCAGAACAAATTATTTATCTATTCCTGACGACTATCATCAGCGCATGATAGATGGCGTTTCGATCGGTCTCGTTCTCGGCGGCGTAGTGCTCCTGTTCTCCGGCGCCGCTTTCTCGGTGTACGGTGTCGTGCTCCTGGGGGTCTTGCTCGGCGGCAGCGGCGGCTACCTCGTCGGCCCGTCGCTCGGCGGCGTGCTAGGGCTCGAAGGCGCGGCGGCCGCCGGGGCGCCGATCCTCCTCGGGGCGCTCGCGGGCGGCCTCCTCGGATACCTGCTGCTGTCGGCCGCGGTCGCCCTGACGAGTTTCGTCGTCGGCACCCTCTTTACGATGTCCGCGGTCGCACCGGCCGTCCTGGAGCACCAGTGGTACCTCGAGTGGGGCGTCGCGATCGTCGCCGGCCTCGCCGCCGCGTTCCTGGGCATGCTCCTCACGAAGTGGACGATGGTCGGCGTCACCGCGCTCGTCGGGGCGGCGTTGGCCTCCCGGTCGCTCACGCTCGAGGGATTCGCCGCCGCGCGGCAGTCGCTGAGCCTCGACCCGCTGCTGTTCGACGCGGCGTCGCCGCTGTTCCTCGCGCTGGTCGCGCTCGGAATCCTCTCGCAGTTCGGCCTGTTCAAGTTCGGCTACGTGACGCGGATCGCGCGGGTGCTGCCGGGCGCGACGGTGCTTCCCGGCCGGCGTCGCGAGGAGCCGGAACCGGAGCCGGCAGGGTAACGCGGCCGACCGGTTCTCAACCGGCCGCAAAAGAGGATCAAATCGACGACGACCGCCAGCCGTTCGTCCCTCGTCGACGTCGTGGCAGTTCACGAGTCCGCCGTCTTTCCCTCGAGCCGGCTTCGCGGACGGCCGGAACGCGAACGCGCCGATCACGCCGCCGCTGACGAAGACGAAGTCGCGCGCCTCGTTGTACACTGCATCCCAGGCGAACGGCGGCGTCTCGACGACGCACCGGCTGTGGCGCAAGGAGAACGGGGCGACCGAGAGCACCGAGGTCGTCGGCCTCGACACCAGCCGAACGGCGCCATCACCGTCTCGTTACCGGTCGATCTGACCGTTTTTGGACATTTGGTTCGAAGAGGTCCTCGACGCGCCGCGTTTTCCGACTTACAAACGCCTATACACTGCTCCTGCAAAATCACCGGTATGCGAGTTATCGACGCGGACGTGCTCATCACGGGCCGGGACGAGCGACCGCTCGAGGACGGGCGGCTCGTTCTCGACGACGAGGGAACCATCGGCGCCGTCGGCACGCAGGAAGGCGTCAGCGCGCCGGACGGTGCCGATCACGAGCGCTATCCGGCGGTCACGCCGGGGCTCATCGACGCGCACGTCCACCTCCAGGGGATGCGCGAGATGAATCCGCTCTCCTGGATCACGGAGTCCTCGGAACTGGGGACCGCGCGGGCGACCGCCGACCTCCGGGACCTCCTCGCGGCGGGGTTCACCGCCGTTCGGGACGTCGGCTCGACGACCGGCATCGGCCTGCGCGAGGCCGTCGACGAGGGGACGATTCCCGGCCCCCGGATCTTCACGAGCGGCCGGAGCATCAGCCAGACGGGTGGCCACGGCGACGCCCACTATCTTCCCTACGAGTGGACGTCGACCACCGACGAGTCGCTCGCGACGCTGGCCGACGGCCCCGACGAGTGCCGCAAGGAGGCCCGCAAACGCATCCGCGACGGGGTGGACGTCCTCAAGATCATGACGACCGGCGGGGTCCTGAGCGAGAAGGACGCGCCCGACCAGAGTCAGTTCACCGACGCCGAGATCCGGGCCTTCGTCGAGGAGGCCCACCGCGTCGGCGTTCCGGTCGCCTCGCACGCCCAGGGCGCGCCGGGGATCGAGGCCGCGCTGCGAAACGGCGTCGACACCATCGAGCACGGGTTCTATCTCGACGAAGAGTGCGTCGATCTCTTCACCGAAACGGGAGGGATCTTCGTCCATACGCTCTCGATCATGCACCGACTCGTCGAGACGGGCGCCGATCACGGCGTTCCCGAATACGGCCTCGAGAAGGCCCGCGAGGCCAACGAAGCCCACTTCGACTCCGTCGAGCGCGCCTACGAGGCCGGCGTCCCCATCGCGACGGGGACGGACTTTCTCGGACCCGACCTCGTCCCGCACGGCGAGAACGCCCTCGAGCTCGAGCTGTTCGTCGAGGAGATCGGCATGGACGAACACGAGGCGCTGCAGTCCGCGACCCGGATCGCCGCCGAAACCGTTCCCGCCGACGACATCGGCACCCTCGAGGCCGGCAACCGCGGCGACCTGCTCGCGCTCGGACGCGACCCGCTCGAGGACATCACCGCGGTTCGATCGATCGAGACGGTCTACCGTGACGGCGAGCCGGTCGAAAGCTGAGCGCCCGCTATTTCGTTCACGCGGGCGTGATCGTTCGGTTTCTCGCCCAAATCACGTTGGAGCAATCGTGAAACGAGAATGAGCCGTACCGTATCGCATGAGTCAGGCAGAATCCCTCTCGAAGATCGTCGCGGTGTGTCGGGCCTGTGACTCGGTATACGTCTCGGAGCAGAAGCCGGACGGCACGATCCGTCCGATCGGCGTCTCCGCGGACTGTACGTGCGGCGACGGCGACTTTCGACGCGTGTCGTGAACCGCACCGCGTCTCTTCTTCGGGTTACGACGGAAGGCGAGTAAGGCATTCGCGACAGTACCGCATGCTGGTTCGGTTCGCAACGCCGCACGCGGGACAGTGAACGCTCGAGGCGCCGGCGCGCTCGAACTCGAGGCCGCTGGCCAGGACGGCGAGCACGTCGTCGTTCGGCGGAATCTCGTCTCCGCTACCCCGGTTGCGCGCCCATTCGTTGATGAGGTCGTCGTCCCGCAATCGCTCGAGTCCGCGGACCAGGCCCAGAAAGAGGATCGTCGGAGCGATTATCACGAACGCCGCGATCGCGAGCCGACCGACGATCCCGTACGTGCTCGGATCGTCCATAGGATCGCTACAGCGACGAGACCGATACGTCTATCGACGATCGGTACAGCTGCTGATACCTGCGTTTCCGTCGAGCGATGAGAACCGGTCGGTCGGGTCGCTCAGTCCGTGATGAACTTGTTGTCGCGCCAGTTAACGCCGCCCTGACCCGAGTTGTGATCCCGCGGGCCCTCGACGACTTCGATGTCGGCCGGACGCGGCTCTCCTTCGACGATCCGCGTCGCGTCGAGGTCGCCGTCGCGCTCCGAAATCGCCGTCAGGGTCCCCTTCTCGGCGGCTTCGGCGATCTCACAGAGAACGAGGAACATCTCGTACTGCAACAGCGAGTTCTGCAACACCGTCTCGCGGTCGCCCTTGAACGCGGCGAACTCGACGAGCTCGGATTCGATCTCCTCCTCTTCCTCGTCCCAGCGGAAGGTGTTCCGGCGCTCGTCGGGATCCTCCTCGTAGACCCGGTTCTCGGTGACGCTCGCCTTGAGCTGTGCGGTGGGGGTGTACTTGCTCACCGAGTCGTCCTCGGCGACGGCCTTCAGAATGAGCGTGTTGTTCCGTCGGGTGATCTCCACGTCCGCGATTCCCTCGGGAAACGTCGCGTCGTCGATGTGGTCGTGAAGGTCTTCGAGGGGCAATTCGAGGGTCGAGTGCAGCCGATAAACGTGTCTGGATTCCTCTGTGGACATAGTGGGAAGGTGTGCGGGACGCTCGCTGTCTTCTAGTACGTACGCGTGGCTTATATGATCTGCTATTAACTGCGAAATCCACGCACACGAATAAATTTAACTCAGGTACCGGGCCAGTTATTACGCTGCGTCGAGCGTTTCGGCCAGCTCGCCGCGTTCTTCTAGTTCCGCGAGGATGTCCGAACCGCCGACGAACTCGCCGTCGACGAACGTCTGCGGGATCGTCTCCCAGCCACTGTGCTCCGACAGCGACGCGCGATACTCGTCGAGGGACTCGAGAACGTCGACGGTCTCGTACTCGTCGCAGTGCTGGTCGATGAGACCGAGCGCCCGACGGGAGTAGCCGCACTGCGGCATCAGCTCCGTCCCCTTCATGAAGAGGACGACGTCGTTCTCCTCGATGGTCTCCGCGACCTGCTCGTCGACCTCTTCCTGATCGATACCTTGGTTCGGTGGGAAGTCCATACAGACCGGTATGGCCGTGAGGGGGATAGGCCTTGCGTCCGCCCAGTCGCGTTCCCATCGTCTACGACGCCGACTCCATCCGGTACCCGAACGTAGTGACCGATCGACGGGAGTCGGACGCTGGTCGGGACGACTCGAGCGGGTGAGGCAGCCGACGGAAACGAAGTCCGTTCGATCAGTCGGCTGTCGTCCCCGGCTGACGGCTGCCGGCACGCGTCGAGCGCCAGAAACCCTGGACGTAGGCCCCGACGAACATCCCGGCGATGCCGTATAGGATGAACACGTTCCCGACGCCGAGACTGGCGTAGGCCGCGCCGGGACAGATCCCCGACAGCCCCCAGCCGACGCCGAAGATGCCGCCGCCGATGACGACGTTCCTGTCGAGCGTCTTCAGCCGACGGCCGTAGACTGCCCCGGTCAGCGGCGCCTTGCTTCGGACCCGCTCGATGCCGAAGAAGGTGATTCCCGTCACGACCGCGGCGCCGAACATCACGAACAGCAGGCCGAGGTCCGCGAACTGCAGGAAGTTCAGGACGACCTCCGGCCGGGCCATGTGGCTGAAACCGAGTCCGAACCCGAAGATCAGCCCGCCGACGAAGATCAGCGGCAGGAACAGCGGGTGTTGCTGGTGTTCGGCCACGCTACGGGCTCACCCCCATCGCCTGCACGAGCTGCGCGACTCCGATCGCGATCAGCAGAAAGGTCGCGACGCCGACGACGGACGCGCTCGAGGCGGAGCCGACGCCGCAGACGCCGTGGCCGGAAGTACACCCCTTGCCGAGGCGAGTTCCGATACCGATGAGAACGCCGCCGAGGAACAGCCGCCAGGGTTGGACGTCCGTCAGCCAGATCGTGACGCCGCCGATCTCCCGGAGCTCTCCCGTGGTCGCGGACCGGTGGAGTCCGCTCGAGAGGAGCGCGGTCTGGAACGTGGCGGCGTAGATCGCCGCGCCGGCGACGATCCCCAGCGTGAAGACGAGGCGCCAGTCCCGCGAGGGGCGATACTGCTGGAACCGCGAGAGGCTCGAGCCGTACGAGAGCGTCGACTCGAGGAACGTGCTCGCGCCGGCGGGGATGCCGGTCCCGAGGTAGATCACGGCGGTCTCGAGTCCGACCAGTAGCCCGCCGATCGCGTAGTGGCTGATCCCGTTCGGGAACGGCTCCGCGAGTACGGCGACGGCGGATCCCGTTGCGGTCATCGTTCCGAAGATCGCGTCGTCGGCGTATCAATCCTCCGACCCGATAGAAATCGCCAGTGTCTCGGACGCTCGCGATCGTTTCCGATCGTATCCGAATCACCGGATGCGATGCGAGCGCGGTTCTCCGTTACGTTCGACGCGGGATTTCGGAAGCCGTCGTCGTGGTCAAAAATAGAGATAGTCGTTCGATACAGATTGATGCTTTCAAATGATTTTAATTCATCTTTTCTTACTGTGGTTTGAAACTCCGGTCGATAAATGACTCCTTCGAACCTCACTCGAAGACGATTGGTAACGTCCGGTGCCGGTCTTTTGACGCTCGTGATTGCCGGATGTCTCGGCGAGGGTGGCAAGGACGGCGAACAGGAGCATTCCGAAAGCGACGGTGACGACGGCGACGGCTCGCACGATCAGGAGGACGGAAGCTCTCACGACCACGGTCACGACGATCACGAAGTCGGCCAGCCCGACTCCGAGATGAAAGTCGAGATGACGACGAACGACGACGGCAACCACTTCGCTCCGCACGTGGTGCACGTCGAATCCGGCGGCACCGTCGAGTGGGTGCTCGAGAGCGGAAATCACGATACCGTCGCCTACCACCCGGACACCCACGATAGCCAACGGCGAATCCCCGACGGTGCCGATCCCTGGGAGAGCGACCTGTTAGACGACGGCGACACGTTCGAGCAGACGTTCGAGGTCGACGGCGTCTACGACTACGTCTGCACCCCCCACGAGGAAACCGGAATGGTCGGCACCGTCGTCGTCGGCTGGCCGGATCCCGCCGATCAGCCGGGCCTGAACCCGCCGGCTGACGACCTCCCGGACGCCGCGATCGAACAACTCGAGCAGTACAACGAACGGGTCCGCGAGGCCCTCGAGAACGGAGAAAGCCACGAAAACGGAGATAACGACGGCGAAAACAACGGACACGATGACCACGGCGACGATCACGGAGACCACGACGATCACTAATCGACATCGCTTCTCCGCAGGCCCCTTCTAATCGATATCGGGTCTTGCGGGCGTTCTCGAGGCAGTAGACGACCGACCCGCTCAGAACGTATCCGTCACTCGGCCGTCGTCGACGTGTTCAGGACGTCGAGTTTCTCCGCGGCGTAGCCGAAGACGTCGCGGTAGCCGTAAGAGGACATGAGGACGGGGTAGAACGGTTCGGTGGCG contains:
- a CDS encoding RsmB/NOP family class I SAM-dependent RNA methyltransferase produces the protein MEQLERYRPIIGDFEAFLAACDRPLGNAVRVNTIKSSVERATAALEEEGADYEQADWNPRVLRLETDSPGSTWTSFHGFTHGQEEVSAVPPIVLDPEPGERVWDCCAAPGGKATQLAALMDDRGTVVANDSNLGRISALRFNAERLGATSLAVTNDDARNYSLGRFDFDEFDRALVDVPCSCEGTIRKNPDALDDWSEGHVSSVAGIQKGILRRAVQATREGGTVVYSTCTFAPEENEAVVQHALETEDCRVVDFELGLEHSPGLTEWEDDTYDESLERAARIYPHQNDTGGFFVAKLEVTA
- a CDS encoding proteasome assembly chaperone family protein; amino-acid sequence: MPGIQLQGPEVTFEDPTLIEGFPGVGLVGKIATDHLVRELEMDYYASVDCEGLPRVSVYRGGDGRARPPVRIYVSEEHDLFALQSDAPIGSGAVETVANCVTGWIAEQGIRPIYLSGLPTERDGDGQPSLYGIATGDETETLAEHDIDVPPEDGVVSGPTGALLNRAAQRAYGSLGLIVGSSRQFPDPEAASVLLEEGIAPIADISIDVSDLVDRAEEIREKREQFARQMQEVSQDESSQAQPLRMYQ
- a CDS encoding aldo/keto reductase; this translates as MTDDVPPDFCPTTNGMPMLGLGTWQNEDPDACAESVRTALETGYRHVDTAQAYDNEESVGEGIASADVDREDVFLATKVWTSNLAYDDVLETARESLDRLGVDYVDLLYVHWPARTYDPEETLAAFSELYEEGLIENVGVSNFLPEQLEAAVDVCDAPIAANQVELHPLLQQPELREACANYDVDVVAYSPLARGAVFDRPELRDIAAKHGVSEAQVSLAWLREKGVTAIPKATGEEHIRDNWESLALELDRDDIDAIDAIEETSREVDPAFGPWN
- a CDS encoding DUF7333 family protein, with amino-acid sequence MEFDLPTTAATFIAVIALGVVGLLASGMMTTENVLMMVAPSMILFGAIMLAIGIKYGEYRATP
- a CDS encoding pyridoxamine 5'-phosphate oxidase family protein codes for the protein MTGKRSESDDEVRRSRPSTEESYGIPGHGDGLLSWEFVSETMASDRSYWVTTIRPDGTPHARPTWGVWVDGAFHCGGGERTRWVRNLSQNGDIVVHREDADEVVIIEGTAERIDADTEDPELVERLEAAYEEKYDVRHGTPFFRVRLGAVFAWSDFPADATRWAFGETDG
- a CDS encoding phosphoadenosine phosphosulfate reductase family protein — protein: MPQNFPDYVDVDYDDGTGQDPEDYPHINDKIEKAVEVTRQGLEQYENPAVMWTGGKDSTLVLYFVKEVADRYDLEVPPAIFIDHYQHFDEIHDFVDRWAEEWDLDVIYARNEDIGEYVEANDLEPGDDIPVDELSEHNRHHVDNILEYEEDTFPFLLDTYAGNHLLKTVALNDALEEYDVDGILSGVRWDEQEARADETFFSPRHDPDIYPPHDRVQPILQFDEAAVWEAFWNFVVPDTVEEFPDEGYVPEGKDDLPNDLEPADTPVSPKYWEGFRSLGSEISTEKTEDDPAWLQDLEGTTERAGRAQDKEDLMERLRDLGYM
- a CDS encoding phosphate ABC transporter permease, with amino-acid sequence MIDGVSIGLVLGGVVLLFSGAAFSVYGVVLLGVLLGGSGGYLVGPSLGGVLGLEGAAAAGAPILLGALAGGLLGYLLLSAAVALTSFVVGTLFTMSAVAPAVLEHQWYLEWGVAIVAGLAAAFLGMLLTKWTMVGVTALVGAALASRSLTLEGFAAARQSLSLDPLLFDAASPLFLALVALGILSQFGLFKFGYVTRIARVLPGATVLPGRRREEPEPEPAG
- a CDS encoding metal-dependent hydrolase family protein yields the protein MRVIDADVLITGRDERPLEDGRLVLDDEGTIGAVGTQEGVSAPDGADHERYPAVTPGLIDAHVHLQGMREMNPLSWITESSELGTARATADLRDLLAAGFTAVRDVGSTTGIGLREAVDEGTIPGPRIFTSGRSISQTGGHGDAHYLPYEWTSTTDESLATLADGPDECRKEARKRIRDGVDVLKIMTTGGVLSEKDAPDQSQFTDAEIRAFVEEAHRVGVPVASHAQGAPGIEAALRNGVDTIEHGFYLDEECVDLFTETGGIFVHTLSIMHRLVETGADHGVPEYGLEKAREANEAHFDSVERAYEAGVPIATGTDFLGPDLVPHGENALELELFVEEIGMDEHEALQSATRIAAETVPADDIGTLEAGNRGDLLALGRDPLEDITAVRSIETVYRDGEPVES
- a CDS encoding DUF7577 domain-containing protein, with the translated sequence MDDPSTYGIVGRLAIAAFVIIAPTILFLGLVRGLERLRDDDLINEWARNRGSGDEIPPNDDVLAVLASGLEFERAGASSVHCPACGVANRTSMRYCRECLTRLPS
- a CDS encoding DUF7110 family protein; amino-acid sequence: MSTEESRHVYRLHSTLELPLEDLHDHIDDATFPEGIADVEITRRNNTLILKAVAEDDSVSKYTPTAQLKASVTENRVYEEDPDERRNTFRWDEEEEEIESELVEFAAFKGDRETVLQNSLLQYEMFLVLCEIAEAAEKGTLTAISERDGDLDATRIVEGEPRPADIEVVEGPRDHNSGQGGVNWRDNKFITD
- a CDS encoding glutaredoxin family protein; this encodes MDFPPNQGIDQEEVDEQVAETIEENDVVLFMKGTELMPQCGYSRRALGLIDQHCDEYETVDVLESLDEYRASLSEHSGWETIPQTFVDGEFVGGSDILAELEERGELAETLDAA
- a CDS encoding DUF6691 family protein is translated as MAEHQQHPLFLPLIFVGGLIFGFGLGFSHMARPEVVLNFLQFADLGLLFVMFGAAVVTGITFFGIERVRSKAPLTGAVYGRRLKTLDRNVVIGGGIFGVGWGLSGICPGAAYASLGVGNVFILYGIAGMFVGAYVQGFWRSTRAGSRQPGTTAD
- a CDS encoding YeeE/YedE family protein; this translates as MTATGSAVAVLAEPFPNGISHYAIGGLLVGLETAVIYLGTGIPAGASTFLESTLSYGSSLSRFQQYRPSRDWRLVFTLGIVAGAAIYAATFQTALLSSGLHRSATTGELREIGGVTIWLTDVQPWRLFLGGVLIGIGTRLGKGCTSGHGVCGVGSASSASVVGVATFLLIAIGVAQLVQAMGVSP
- a CDS encoding cupredoxin domain-containing protein, with the protein product MIAGCLGEGGKDGEQEHSESDGDDGDGSHDQEDGSSHDHGHDDHEVGQPDSEMKVEMTTNDDGNHFAPHVVHVESGGTVEWVLESGNHDTVAYHPDTHDSQRRIPDGADPWESDLLDDGDTFEQTFEVDGVYDYVCTPHEETGMVGTVVVGWPDPADQPGLNPPADDLPDAAIEQLEQYNERVREALENGESHENGDNDGENNGHDDHGDDHGDHDDH